CAACTTCAAGGCTGGTAACTTAAGGGCTGGAATAAAGGCGAGACATGAGAAACGGTCAGAATCAAAATAAGCGGATGCGCAATCGGAGCAATCAGAACCGAGGTGACGGCGGCCGGCGCGGCCAGAACCCGATGACCCGGGTTTTCGAGTCCAATGGACCCGACATCAAGATCCGCGGCACCGCATCCCATGTCGCGGAAAAATACGTGCAGCTGGCGCGCGACGCGCGCTCTTCCGGCGACCCGGTAGCCGCTGAAAATTACTACCAGCACGCCGAGCATTATTTCCGCCTGATTGCCGCAGCGCAGGAACAGTTCCGGCAGAGCCAGCCGCAGCCGCGCACCGAGAACGAAATGCCCACCGCCGACGGCGATGACGACGAGGGCGAGAGTTTCTCGCATTTCGGGCAGGAACCCGGCTTCGTTCCGGCGCAGCCGCAGCCCTTCGTGCCCCGCGAGCACGCCCAGCGCGGCGACCACCAGCGCGATGGGCAAACCTATCAGTCGCGCGACCAGCATCAGCCGCGCGAACACCGCGAGCATCGCGAACATCGTCCGCAACCGCAGTTTCAGCCGCAACCGCAACCGCAGCCGGTGATTGCCGACAGCGGTGGCGTCGACCGCCTGCCGTCGTTCATCACCGGACCGCAGCCGCAGATCAGCGGCGGCCCGGGCGGCTTCGAAGGCGGCGAGCGCGAGCGCTTCCCGCGCCGGCGCCGCCGGCCGCACGGCCCACGCCCCGAAGGGGTCGCCGCCGCGCCTGCTGCGCCCAGCGAGGATTTCAATCCGGGGAACGAGTAAGCAGGCGACGTGGCGTTCGTCGTGAGCGCTTCTCTTCACCCTCCCCCTCCAGGGGAGGGCAAGAAAATCGAAGGCCGCAATATAAAGTTTTGATTTTACCGCCGCAGCGGCGGCGAATCGTCCCGCTGCAGTGACGACGGCACCAACACCGGCTCAAGCGCCGGAATCAGCCGCGTGCGCTCGCGGTGCGCGGGGATCGCGCGGTAGACCTGCTTGGTGGCTTCCACGATATGCACGCCGGCAAACGGCAGCGACAGCGCCGCGCCGACCCGCTCCCATGCCATCGCCGAGCGCAGGAACCAGCCGCCGGCAACCGGCGGCATGAACAGCGCCTCGCCCCAGGACGCCGGCGTGAACCAGGTCTGCCGCAGCAATTGCGTGATCTGCGAGCGCGAATAGGGCCGGCCGTGACCGAACGGCGTGTTGTCGGTGCGCGTCCACACCCCGCGCCGGTTCGGAATGACGGCCATCATCCGCCCCGAGGGCGCCAGCACCCGCCACACCTCGCGCAACAGGCCTTCGGGATCGTCGGACATTTCCAGCGCATGAATCAGCAGGATGCGGTCGACGGCGGCGTCCGGCAGCGGCAGCGAAAGTTCATCGACCAGCGTTGCCAGCGTCGGCCGCGCGGTCGGCCATTTCAGCACGCCCTGGGCCGCCGGCATGAAGGCGATGCAGCGCTCTGAATCCTCGCGGAACAGACCGAGATAGGGCGTCGGATAGCCGAGACCGAGCACGCGCTGACCCTGCGCGTTGGGCCAGCGCGCGTGAATGCCGCGGTTGATCAGCCGCCGCGCCACGATGCCGAGGCGCTGCGAATAGAAATTGCGGAGGTCGATGACATCGATGGTCATGACCGCAATCTAACACGCCGCAGGGCTGAACGGCGCGCCGAATATGGCATTGCCTGTGAAGCGTTAACGCCATATTTCATGCCCATATGCGGCGGTACCAGCGTGGCCGCACCGCTGGATGACGCCTCACCCGGACCACGGAGATATCATGGCCGCCGAAATTCGCCTGTTCACCTGCCTCAACGATAATTTCGGCTATCTGATCCACGACCCCGCGACCAGGGCCACCGCCTCGATCGACGCGCCGGAAGCCGCACCCATCATCAAGGCGCTGGAGCGCGAGGGCTGGACGCTGACGGATATCCTGATCACCCATCATCATGGCGACCATGTCGGCGGCGTCGCCGAACTGAAGCAAAAATACGGATGCCGCGTGGTTGGGCCGCACGACAAGTCCACCAAGATCGCCAATGTCGACCTGCGCGCCGGCCAGGGCGATGTCGTCAAGATAGGAAACCTGCTGGCGCGGGTGCTGGAAACGCCGGGCCACACGCTCGACCACATCAGCTATGTGTTCGACAGCGAGAAGGCGCTGTTCGCCGCCGACACGCTGTTCTCGATCGGCTGCGGCCGGGTGTTCGAAGGCAACTATCCGATGATGTGGGAATCGCTGTTGAAGCTGCGCGCGTTGCCCGACGACTTCAAACTCTATTGCGGCCATGAATATACCGCCGCCAACGTCAAATTCGCGCTCACCGTCGAGCCCGACAATGCCGCGCTGAAGGCGCGCGCCGAGGAAGTGACGCGGCTGCGCGCCGCCAACAAGCCGACCGTCCCGACGCTGCTCGGCGACGAGAAGAAAGCCAATGTATTCCTGCGCGCCGACGAACCGTCGGTCGCCGCCGGCGTGCGGATGAAGGGCAGGAGCGCCGCCGAAGTGTTCGGCGAATTGCGCGAACGCAAGAACAAATCCTGATGGCAAGATCCTGATGGTTGAGCTGCCGACCGCCGCCGAGATCATCGCACGGCTCGAGTTGAAGCCGCACCCCGAGGGCGGGCACTATCGCGAGACCTTTCGCGATACCCGCGTCGACGCCGACGGACGATCCGCATCCACCGCGATCTATTTCCTGCTGGCGCGCGGCGAACGCTCGCACTGGCACCGCATCGACGCGGTCGAGACTTGGCATTATTACGCCGGCCACGCACTGACCCTGCAGATCGCCGATAATGCGGATTGGCGCACCGTCCGGCTCGGCTCCGATCTCGCCGCCGGCGAGCTGCCGCAGGTGGTCGTGCCGGCGCAGACGTGGCAATCGGCGGAAAGCGCTGGCGACTGGACGCTGGTCGGATGCACCGTTGCGCCCGGATTCGATTTCGCAGCATTCGAACTGGCGCCGAAGGGCTGGATGCCCGCGGGCTAGAGCCTTTTCCCTTCCGATTGAATCGGAACGGGGCTCTACTTTTTGTTTCGACGCGCTTTCTTCACGCGAACCGGTATCCACTTCGCTTGAAAACGCTCTAACGTCGCCGCGCGAACATGTCCTTCGCCGCGATCAGACCGCCGCCGGCGATCAGGATTGCGGCGATGGCGATGTTCGCACTCGGCCGGGCAAAACCCGCCAGAATCAGAAACGCGGTCGAGAGCAGCGGCGTCGCGTAGGACGCCGCCCCCAGCACGCGGATGTCGCCGCGCTTCATCCCGATGTCCCAGGCATAGAATGCAGCGCCGACCGGGCCGACGCCGAGCGCTGCGATCGCAAGCCACTGCACCGTCGTGTCCGGCCAGACCGTGACCTCGACCAGCCCATGCACCGCAGCCGCAAGCAGCGCGGTCGCCGCGCAAAAACCCGCCACCGCATCGGTCGGCACCGCCTTGAGCTTGCGCGACATCACCGAATAGGCCGCCCACACGAAGGCCGCGACGAAGGCCGCGATCAGGCCGGGCAGTTGGCCGGGCGCGAAATCGACGCTGCTGTTTCCGACAAACAGCAGCACCGTGCCAGCAAGGCCGAGCAAGGCACCGATAATGTGGTGCGGCAAGAGCCGTTCGCCGGGGAGGACGGCGGAAAACACCACAATCAGGAGTGGCCACAGATAATTCAGGAGACCCGCTTCGGCCGGCGGCGCAAAGCGCAGCGCCAGGAAATACAGCGCGTGGTAGCCGAACAGGCCGCCGATCCCGACGAGCCACGCCGTGGACGGCTGCCGTAGCGCGCGCATCGCTTCCGGCCGCCCGATCCAGGTCAGCGCTCCGACCAGCGCGCCGACCGCAAACGTCATGGCGGCGAGCTGGAACGCGGGAATTTTCCCGGTCGCCACCGTCAGCACGGCCAGCAGCGACCACATCAGGATTGCGGTCAGTCCGATCAGGGTAGCGGTGCGTGGGGTCATTTATCTTGTCATTCCGGGGCGCGCGCGCAGCGCGAACCCGGAATCTCGAGATTCCCCGATGTGCAATTGCACATCTGAGGTCTGGTGCTGACGCACCATCCCGGAATGACGGCGCCTGGATGGCTTCCTCGCAATGACGGAAGTCACATCACACCATGTACTGGCCGCCGTTGACCGTCAGCGTCGAGCCGGTGATGCCGCCGGCCTCATCGGCGGCGAGGAACACCACGGCGCGGGCGATTTCCTCGGGCTCGCCGAGGCGGCCGGTCGGGATCAGCGGCAGGATGTTTTTCTCCAAAACCTCCTTCGGCACTGCCTGCACCATCTCGGTGTTGATGTAGCCCGGACAGATCGCGTTCACGGTGATGCCGCCCTTGGCATTCTCCAGCGCGAGCGCCTTGGTGAAGCCGATGTCGCCGGCTTTGGCGGCCGAATAATTGACCTGGCCGAACTGGCCCTTCTGGCCGTTGATCGAGGAGATGTTGATAACGCGGCCGAACTTGCGCGCGCGCATGCCCTCGATCACCTGACGGGTCATGTTGAACAACGAGCCGAGATTGGTGTTGATGACCGTATTCCACTGCTCCAGCGTCATCTTGTGGAACGCGCCGTCCTTGGTGATTCCGGCATTGTTGACCAGCACGTCGACCGGACCGAGCTCGGCCTCGACCTTCTTGATACCGGCGGCGCAGGCGTCGAAGGAACTGACGTCCCACTTGTAGACGGGGATACCGGTCTCTGCCTTGAATTTCTCCGCCGCCGCATCATTGCCGGCGTAGCTGGCGGCCACTTTGTAACCGGCAGCCTTCATTGCCTTGCTGATCGCAGCGCCAATGCCCCGCGTTCCCCCCGTCACCAACGCAACACGTGCCATGTCGAATCCTTCCCTTGGCGCTCTTTGACCTGCTTTTGTTTAGCTTCGAATTAAGCGGGCCGATTGACGAACATCAAGAAATAAAACGCCCGGCATCGAGGCCGGGCGCTTCATCTTAAGGATAAGCCACGCAATTGCGAGATGATCTTTTCATCACACTGCGCTGCAAGTCTAGTCGCGTGCGATGCACATCGCGATGCCCATACCGCCGCCGATGCACAGCGTGGCGAGGCCCTTCTTGGCGTCGCGCTTCTGCATCTCGTGCAGCAGCGTCACCAGCACCCGCGCGCCGGAGGCGCCGACCGGGTGACCGATCGCGATCGCGCCGCCATTGACGTTGACCTTGGAGGTGTCCCAGCCGAGGTCCTTGTTGACCGCGCAGGCCTGCGCCGCGAAGGCTTCGTTGGCCTCGATCAGATCGAGGTCGCCGATATTCCAGCCGGCCTTCTTCAACGCGGCGCGCGACGCCGGGATCGGGCCGGTTCCCATGATCTTGGGATCGACGCCGGCCTGGCCCCACGACACGATGCGGCCCAGCACCTTCTTGCCTTCCTTGGCCGCCTGCTTCGCGGTCATCAGCACCACGGCGGCGGCGCCGTCATTGATGCCCGACGCGCTGCCGGCGGTGACGGTGCCGTCCTTCTCGAACGCCGGCTTGAGCTTGGCCATCGCATCGAGCGTCGCGCCATGGCGGGGATACTCGTCATCGCTGACGATGATGTCGCCCTTGCGGGTCTTGATGGTGACGGGGACGATCTCGTCCTTGAACTTGCCGGCCTTCTGCGCGGCCTCGGCCTTGTTCTGCGAAGCGACGGCGAATTCGTCCTGCTGGTTGCGGGTGATCTGGTACTGCCGGGCGACGTTCTCGGCGGTATTGCCCATGTGGTAGCCGTTGAAGGCGTCCCACAAGCCGTCTCTGATCATGGTGTCGATGAACTCGACCGGGCCCATTTTGGTGCCGCCGCGCAGATACTGCGCGTGGGGGGCCATGCTCATGGATTCCTGGCCGCCGGCGACGACGATGTTGGAATCGCCGTTGAGCAGCGCCTGGTAGCCCAGCGCCACCGTGCGCAGGCCCGAGCCGCAGAGCTGATTGACGCCCCAGGCCGGGCTTTCCACCGGGATGCCGGCGGCGATCGAGGCCTGGCGGGCCGGGTTCTGGCCCTGCGCCGCGGTCAGGATCTGCCCCATGATGACCTCGGAGACGCGGCCCGGCTCGATCCCGGCGCGCTCCAGCGCGGCCTTGATGGCGACGGCGCCGAGATCGTGCGCGGGCGTGGTGGCGAAGGCGCCGTTGAAACTACCGACCGGGGTGCGGGCAGCGGCGACGATGACGACATCGTCTGACATGGACATCTCCTGAGGTTGAGCTTTTTGGGGCTTGAGGGCGTGGGTGGCGGACGCCGGATTGGCAGGCCAGTCTCCTAGCTCATCCTCTTAACGTAGTTGAGGCATGTCAATCGGCCAGAGGACGGAATCTTGCCGCGGCGCACTCAAAATGACGTCCGGGCATTTTCAGGCAAAGCGGAAGCCGGTTGGCCGTCAGAAAAATGGCTACCTTAGATTGCGCGTCGCCTAACCGCAAAACCGGCAACCGCGGACCAAGCGCTGCACATTCCTGAGCAGTGCCTATGCCTTGGAATTAACCGTGGCGCACAAAACGGTAGCCGAACCGCATTGAAAATGCTTACTTTGCTGCGATGCGTTGCTCGTCTGCCCTTCGGCGATGCCGTCGGGTTCCCTTGTCCTCGGTGTGCATTGT
The genomic region above belongs to Bradyrhizobium sediminis and contains:
- a CDS encoding DUF4167 domain-containing protein; amino-acid sequence: MRNGQNQNKRMRNRSNQNRGDGGRRGQNPMTRVFESNGPDIKIRGTASHVAEKYVQLARDARSSGDPVAAENYYQHAEHYFRLIAAAQEQFRQSQPQPRTENEMPTADGDDDEGESFSHFGQEPGFVPAQPQPFVPREHAQRGDHQRDGQTYQSRDQHQPREHREHREHRPQPQFQPQPQPQPVIADSGGVDRLPSFITGPQPQISGGPGGFEGGERERFPRRRRRPHGPRPEGVAAAPAAPSEDFNPGNE
- a CDS encoding cupin domain-containing protein, whose product is MPTAAEIIARLELKPHPEGGHYRETFRDTRVDADGRSASTAIYFLLARGERSHWHRIDAVETWHYYAGHALTLQIADNADWRTVRLGSDLAAGELPQVVVPAQTWQSAESAGDWTLVGCTVAPGFDFAAFELAPKGWMPAG
- the yddG gene encoding aromatic amino acid exporter YddG, producing the protein MTPRTATLIGLTAILMWSLLAVLTVATGKIPAFQLAAMTFAVGALVGALTWIGRPEAMRALRQPSTAWLVGIGGLFGYHALYFLALRFAPPAEAGLLNYLWPLLIVVFSAVLPGERLLPHHIIGALLGLAGTVLLFVGNSSVDFAPGQLPGLIAAFVAAFVWAAYSVMSRKLKAVPTDAVAGFCAATALLAAAVHGLVEVTVWPDTTVQWLAIAALGVGPVGAAFYAWDIGMKRGDIRVLGAASYATPLLSTAFLILAGFARPSANIAIAAILIAGGGLIAAKDMFARRR
- a CDS encoding acetyl-CoA C-acetyltransferase, which produces MSDDVVIVAAARTPVGSFNGAFATTPAHDLGAVAIKAALERAGIEPGRVSEVIMGQILTAAQGQNPARQASIAAGIPVESPAWGVNQLCGSGLRTVALGYQALLNGDSNIVVAGGQESMSMAPHAQYLRGGTKMGPVEFIDTMIRDGLWDAFNGYHMGNTAENVARQYQITRNQQDEFAVASQNKAEAAQKAGKFKDEIVPVTIKTRKGDIIVSDDEYPRHGATLDAMAKLKPAFEKDGTVTAGSASGINDGAAAVVLMTAKQAAKEGKKVLGRIVSWGQAGVDPKIMGTGPIPASRAALKKAGWNIGDLDLIEANEAFAAQACAVNKDLGWDTSKVNVNGGAIAIGHPVGASGARVLVTLLHEMQKRDAKKGLATLCIGGGMGIAMCIARD
- the phbB gene encoding acetoacetyl-CoA reductase codes for the protein MARVALVTGGTRGIGAAISKAMKAAGYKVAASYAGNDAAAEKFKAETGIPVYKWDVSSFDACAAGIKKVEAELGPVDVLVNNAGITKDGAFHKMTLEQWNTVINTNLGSLFNMTRQVIEGMRARKFGRVINISSINGQKGQFGQVNYSAAKAGDIGFTKALALENAKGGITVNAICPGYINTEMVQAVPKEVLEKNILPLIPTGRLGEPEEIARAVVFLAADEAGGITGSTLTVNGGQYMV
- the gloB gene encoding hydroxyacylglutathione hydrolase, coding for MAAEIRLFTCLNDNFGYLIHDPATRATASIDAPEAAPIIKALEREGWTLTDILITHHHGDHVGGVAELKQKYGCRVVGPHDKSTKIANVDLRAGQGDVVKIGNLLARVLETPGHTLDHISYVFDSEKALFAADTLFSIGCGRVFEGNYPMMWESLLKLRALPDDFKLYCGHEYTAANVKFALTVEPDNAALKARAEEVTRLRAANKPTVPTLLGDEKKANVFLRADEPSVAAGVRMKGRSAAEVFGELRERKNKS
- a CDS encoding class I SAM-dependent methyltransferase is translated as MTIDVIDLRNFYSQRLGIVARRLINRGIHARWPNAQGQRVLGLGYPTPYLGLFREDSERCIAFMPAAQGVLKWPTARPTLATLVDELSLPLPDAAVDRILLIHALEMSDDPEGLLREVWRVLAPSGRMMAVIPNRRGVWTRTDNTPFGHGRPYSRSQITQLLRQTWFTPASWGEALFMPPVAGGWFLRSAMAWERVGAALSLPFAGVHIVEATKQVYRAIPAHRERTRLIPALEPVLVPSSLQRDDSPPLRR